In the genome of Carassius carassius chromosome 12, fCarCar2.1, whole genome shotgun sequence, the window TACCCAGCTCTGGTTTGCCAAATAACCCAGAAATGGTTGTTTTTAAACCAGCATTTTTAGAGTGTGGCAGatattatttgcacctcagtattgttgtaGTAGTGTAGAGtgcaaattattacatttacactcttaaaaattcttttttttttttttctttgtttttacccAAATTCTGGATTTATCCTGTTGGGTCCAAACACAGCATTCACCAGATCTACACTTAAAGTGATCAATGCGCCGGCCCCATCCTGGAAGTTTCTCCACCAGCCAAACGAACCATTGCTGAAACACAATGCGGCTTCGCAGTTTTATCCAGCAAAGTTTCTGTGCACTCCACTGACTACAACAGGAGTGCTATTGATCTATTGCACCATTGTTACAGCTGTGGTTGTGCTATGTGCTTTATGGGTTGAAACTTAAATGTCTGACAGAGAAGATAGCAAGAGGTAAACCTGTTTTTGATGTAACTTTTCAAACATGAATATAAGAAAAAGTCATGATTGTAAGTCATTTAATGAACTGGAACAGCCTACTGATAGCAGTTTTCTTTTGACTGCTTTTGCTGCTCCTGACTTgatgttgaatatatatatatatctatattgtaTATGAACTGTTCTTGAAAACAGTTCAAAAGTCAGCAGTCCACGGCAGGTCTAAACCAGCCAAGGTACGAGTACAATAACATACTCAAGACTTCATTTAACTATCGCTATTGACAAAATCCCAGAacatataaagatatatatatatatatatatatattcataaatattacaCACACTTAAGTGGAAAAGGTTTATTATGCTAAAAACAtgttttggacaaaaaaaaactgtcagaacaaaatgCCACCTctgttttttaaaactttgctTATGGAATAACAAATGCCCTTGATTTATGTCTGAAGGAATTCTTCAGGACAAGCATGCTGTTGCCCAAAGCCACCAACAGACACAAAGTATCTATTATTGACACAACCTTGTGCAGAGCTTTAAAATATGCAAAGAAGCATCGTTAATCCCTTTAACTTCCAAGCGGGCATCAGACACAGTGCTTCAGCATCAAAAGAAAGGTTCAGCAACTTGAAAATGCATTTAGAGAAGTGTGTGGATACCTGCAGCACAAGCGGCTCAGGGTTGAACGCCAACGTCATCAGCAGCTGCATCCGTTCAGTGTCCTTAAGGTTCTTCAGCAGGAAGCTTCCAGAGTCCTTGGTCTCCGCGTACCTCCTGACCACACGGTCAAGAAGCCTCTGCGAGGGGCAGTGCACCAGATCCGACCAGCCCTCCACCACCTCTGGGGTCAGCAGCCTTACGTCCCCGTTTAGTTGGGCGAACTCCGTTTTGTACATACCCTGAATGAGATCACAGCGAGGCCTTCCAGTGGCCCGTTTGCAGATCTTCTGATCGATCTCTGCAAGCTCTTGGTTGGAGCCCAGGCGTTTGAGCACGACCCTGCGCGTTCCTTCCCTGGGTTCTCCATACTGAGCAAAATAAACGTTCTTTACATTGAAAAAGTCTAGGAAGCGCAGACGACCCCACATCTCAAAGGTCACCTGGCCGTTCATGAACTTCCGGCACCAGCTAGTGCCGAAGCAGGCCGGACACTTGTTGAGGCCGATGAATCGCCGGTCGGTGAGCTCGTTCCTCTGGAATGAGGCGAATAGGTTGTGAGTGTTCATCAGCAGGATAACAAAAAAAGCTACGATGAAGAGGAACTTGCCGCACCGGTAGACGCGGCCAAATTTGAGTGACAGTATCCGCAGCATGCTGACTGGCAGCAGCGCACTGAGAGTGAGTGCAGTTAATCTTTGTCAATGTGTCTGTTCCATGATTGCTATGTGTAATATATCATCCCCATCAAGTTCACATTAGTTAGATAGTGCTCCATAGTGGCAGCAGTGTTGCCTGGTAAACTCATCGGTTTCACGAACCCCTCTCACCATGTTTTACAGAAAGGCTTTCTGGTTTTACATCGCGTTCCCATTAAACTGCCACATCAGGATCCCATTACCTGAAACAGATAAATGAACTCAGATTAATAAAAGCAAATTAAGCTGTAAGTGTAATAATGACATTATAAAATAAAGCAGTTATAAACGATTCTTTCACACAGTTGGCATTTCAGAGGTATCTGCctggatagttcaccccaaaatttcatcatttactcaccctcatgttttccAAACCTATATAATGTGCATTCTTCCttggaacacagaagaagatattttgaagaacatagaaaaagttaaaaaataaacgGTTTGAACACCATGATTGTGAGTAAATGTAAACTATTCTAATTGttcagtgaactatccctttaagagaacaGATTGTACCAAGataaaaaataggaaaaaaaaattgggaaaatATATGCACAATCAATCTTCATGTTAGTAATATGTCAGTTTGTATGCGGTAACATAATATAGCCAAACCTCAGCCTAGTGGGGACGGCAACAGGAAGTGGgtgttgttaaaatatttaaatatcagtGCTCAATCTATAACTCTGCTTAATGTGATTTATTAAAGCTTCAAATCCAGTGATGtatgttttaaagcatttaacTTCAGCAGACGGCTTAGAAAAAGACAGAATTACACAGCGAGAGGTACATTTGAAGTAAGCAGCT includes:
- the dipk2aa gene encoding divergent protein kinase domain 2Aa isoform X1; its protein translation is MLRILSLKFGRVYRCGKFLFIVAFFVILLMNTHNLFASFQRNELTDRRFIGLNKCPACFGTSWCRKFMNGQVTFEMWGRLRFLDFFNVKNVYFAQYGEPREGTRRVVLKRLGSNQELAEIDQKICKRATGRPRCDLIQGMYKTEFAQLNGDVRLLTPEVVEGWSDLVHCPSQRLLDRVVRRYAETKDSGSFLLKNLKDTERMQLLMTLAFNPEPLVLQSFPSDEGWPFPKYLGACGRMVAVNYVGEELWSFYNAPWEKRVDLAKQLMDIAEQLTNNDFDFALYLLDVSFDNFAVGPRDGKVIVVDAENIIVADKRLIKQNKPENYDVWYESRYEECDKEACLSFSKDILCSRVTVDHNYYAICQNLLSRFATWRGTTGGLLHDPPADLVKDGRLTALLDQCTRPQKQYGRFQAAKELREYLTELTQLSNTNR